CTTTCATGCGGCCCTCGATCTTGAAACTGTCAATGCCTGCCTCTACCAATTCAGGCACATGGTCAATGGTGCACAGGTCGCGGGAACTCATAACATAAGTCCCCCTGTCGTCCTCCATAATAGGGAAATACTCACCGGGCCGCTTTTCCTCTACAAGATAATAATTCCAGCGGCATGAGTTGGTACACTCTCCACTATTCGCACTACGGTCTGCCATGAAACTGCTCAGGTAACACCTACCGGAATAGGATATACATAAAGAGCCATGCACAAAGGCCTCCAGCTCCAGCGATACCTTTTCCCTTATCTCCCGCACCTCTTTCAGGGAAAGCTCCCTTGCAAGTACAATGCCTGATGCCCCCAAATCCTGCCAGAAACGGGCACTCATATAATTTGTAATGTTTGCCTGAGTGCTGATGTGAAAAGGGATGCCGGGTGCATTTTCTTTAATGATTGATACAAGGCCGTGGTCCGACACCACGACAGCATCGGGTTTGATTTCTCCCAGAAGCCCGATATGCCCGCGAAGGGCCTGTATGTCATTGTTATGAGGAAATATATTGGCAGTGACATAAACCTTAACCCCGCGTTCACGGCAGTAGGCAACGGCGTCTTGGATGCCGGCAGCGTCGAAGTTTCCGGTCATAGCACGAAGGCTGAAACGGCCGTCACCCAGATAAACAGCATCAGCGCCATAGTGCACAGCAGTCTTCAGCTTTTCAAAATTGCCGGCAGGGGCAAGAAGTTCCGGTTTCTTAGTTGTTATATTCATAATGTGGGCAAAGTATCATAACAGCGGGACTTTCTTGTCCCGCTGATTTTCATGGCCCTTTGTGAACCCTGGTTCATGTGGGTTCATCCGAAAATAAAACCCATCCCCACCCTACCCCTCCCCTTGAAGGGGAGGGAATAAACGTAGCCCCCTCTCCCTCAGGGAGAGGGTTAGGGTGAGGGTGGGGTTCTCATTGCCCTATGAACTCCTGCTCATGTGTGTCTCTTTTTGCCTGCACTGCAAAAGGAGCTTACGACGAGGCCGACAACGAGGATAAGTATCGTTCCTATGACTATAATTAGCAGGTCGTGGAAGGGGCTGTGAAGCCAGGCCGGTAGACCGTTCCACTTAGGCGAAAAGGTCATCCAAAGTATCGAAAGGATGCCGATAGCTGTACCTGCTTTGGCGCCGGTATTGTTTGCCCTGCGTGAAATCAAACCGAGGAGGAACAATCCCACCATGCCGCCGCTGAATATGCCTGCGTATTTCCACCATACATCAAGGGCATTCTTTACGCTGATCATTGCCAGTGCAGCGATGATACTGAGTATGCCGAATGAGAGAGTAGAAAGCCTTAGTACCCAGAGTGATTCACGTTCGCTTTTTGATTTCCTAAAATATCGTTCGTAAATATCACAATGAAAAAGTGTTGCGCTACAGTTGAGGTTGGAGTCCATTGCTGCAGCACAAATTGCCGCCAGCACCAGGCCTGTGAGTCCTACCGGCAACTGTGTCATAATGAAATGCGGGAACACGGCATCCGGTTTTATTCCGGCAGGGAGAATATCGTGTTGAGTCTTATAAAAGGCGAAGAGGGCAGTACCTATGAAAAAAAACATTGCCCCTATCGGTATGTATAGAAGCGCCCCCATCCAGACGCTTTGCCTTGCTGCCCGGTCGGATTTGGCTGTGATATAGCGCTGCACGTAGGCCTGGTCAATACCGAAGTTTTGCAGATTAGTGATAAACCCATAAGCCAGAACAACCCAGAATGTTGACTCAGATATACTGGACGTCAGGTTGTAACTTCCCAGACTAAACTTGTTGTATCCGGCGGCAATATTGAAAATCTGAGACGGCCCTTGCGGCATATTAACAAGGAGAACCCCTATGCAAACCAATGGTCCTATTACGAGTATGAGACTTTGCAATGTCCCTGTCCATATTACACCCTCTGTACCGCCAAGCATCGGATATATAATAACAAGACCGCCTATGACAATTATAAGGGTCTTTAAATCCCAGCCTAATACAGGCTGAATAGCAAGTGAGAGAAGATATAGAATCGTTCCAAGCCTCGTAAGCTGGATGAGCAGGAAACAGATGACTGCATAAGTTCGTGCCCAGCCTCCGAAGCGGGTCTCAAGGTGATGATATGCGGAGATTGCATCTGATTTACGATAGAAAGGC
This DNA window, taken from Nitrospirota bacterium, encodes the following:
- a CDS encoding U32 family peptidase produces the protein MNITTKKPELLAPAGNFEKLKTAVHYGADAVYLGDGRFSLRAMTGNFDAAGIQDAVAYCRERGVKVYVTANIFPHNNDIQALRGHIGLLGEIKPDAVVVSDHGLVSIIKENAPGIPFHISTQANITNYMSARFWQDLGASGIVLARELSLKEVREIREKVSLELEAFVHGSLCISYSGRCYLSSFMADRSANSGECTNSCRWNYYLVEEKRPGEYFPIMEDDRGTYVMSSRDLCTIDHVPELVEAGIDSFKIEGRMKGINYVGGVVKAYREAIDDCFSNRVGFELHRARWARELAMVSSRGYTNGMYFSEPDAADYNIDKSSYRMSHDIVGIVKEIHNGYATILLKSKVSVGDSIEFLSRGIDDGRAMVSEMLDENGVPKLIGKNTEIIRMSVPSYVSPNDIIRREKGRSTE
- a CDS encoding sodium:solute symporter gives rise to the protein MHRIDIAILLIYNVGIVIFGCWFVRRNKSSEHFMSAGRSLPGWAVGLSIFGSYVSSISFLANPGKSYSDNWNPFVFALSLPIAAWLSVRYFVPFYRKSDAISAYHHLETRFGGWARTYAVICFLLIQLTRLGTILYLLSLAIQPVLGWDLKTLIIVIGGLVIIYPMLGGTEGVIWTGTLQSLILVIGPLVCIGVLLVNMPQGPSQIFNIAAGYNKFSLGSYNLTSSISESTFWVVLAYGFITNLQNFGIDQAYVQRYITAKSDRAARQSVWMGALLYIPIGAMFFFIGTALFAFYKTQHDILPAGIKPDAVFPHFIMTQLPVGLTGLVLAAICAAAMDSNLNCSATLFHCDIYERYFRKSKSERESLWVLRLSTLSFGILSIIAALAMISVKNALDVWWKYAGIFSGGMVGLFLLGLISRRANNTGAKAGTAIGILSILWMTFSPKWNGLPAWLHSPFHDLLIIVIGTILILVVGLVVSSFCSAGKKRHT